TTTAATCCAACTATAATAAATAGTACATTAGATATAGGAGTGATTAATAATGAGCGTAAAAGGTCTTGCACATATAGCGATTCAAGCCAAAGATTATAAAGCAACAATTTCATTTTACATTGACGCCTTAGGATTTAAGTTAGGTCATCATTGGAGTCTGCCCTCCTTTCAAATCAAAGAAGCTTCAATGCTTATTTCACCTGATCAAAGAACTTGCATAGAGATTTTTGATAAGGATGCAGTCATTGCAGCCCAAGGCAAAAAAGCCTTGTCTGAAGAGGATATAGCTCACGGAGCACTCTTACATTTCGCCTTCTATGTGGATAATGTAGATGAAATGTACCAAAAAGCCCTTGCTCATGGAGCAAAGGCTTTTATAGAACCAGATTCGCTTTCTCTTGGTGAACCGCCTCTTCTGATCAAGAACGCGATCGTTCACAGCCCCAATGGGGAAGTTATCGAATTTCTTGAAGAGGTTGATTTTGATATGTCTAATTACACTTCCTCATACAAAGAGGTATCCAAGGCTTGAATAAAGCCCGACCAATCGCCTGTCGTGTATAGCAGAAGCCGATGCATCGCGCGCGTACAAGCTGTATAAAAGAGTTTACGTTCGCTCTCCCGATGATAAGTCTGTGTAGAAGCATCGTAGATTAGCACGGCGTCGAACTCTACGCCCTTAGCAAGATACGCAGGAATAATTAGCGTTCCCTTCTCAAAGGTGAGTGTCTCCTTCGTAATAAGCCGCAGATTCTCCCCACCCTGAGCAAGCAGTGCTTCATAGGCTTCGCGGCTTTCCGCAGCAGTCTTAGTAATAACGGCGATGGAGTCGAGACCTTCGGCCATAAGCGCCGCAAGCTCCTCTTTTATCCGTACCGCCCGCTCCACCTCATTGCTAGCCTTCAATAGGTGCGGCTTCTTGCCGCCCCTATCAAAAGGCACGATCTCTTCATTAGGTAGCAGCGCCTTCGTAAACTCCACAATCTCGCGAGTCGAACGATAGCTTCGGATTAAACGAAATAGATTCGTTTCCTCTTCACCATAAAGCCGGATCAAAGGAGAATTCACCTCTTGCAGATTCGTCGCTTGCGGGAAAATCGCTTGACTGAAATCGCCGAGAACTGTCATGCTGGCGCGGGGAAACAATTGCTTGAGGAACGCGAATTGGAACGGCGAATAATCCTGTCCTTCATCAATAAATAAATGCCGCACCATTGTATTCGTACGCGAACCCTCGATAAGCTCTTTTAAATATAGGAATGGGGTCTCATCCTCATAAAACAGCTCGGTACGGCTCAACTTTTCCTTCGTCTGCTTACAAATTTCTGACCATTGGTCAGGCACTTCGGTCTCACCCGTCATTTTCTGATAAGTGGCTTCATCCCTAAATAACTGCTCGTATAATCCAATCGTATCTATGAATTTCAACCGTTTGGCATCCCGTCTTAGCGGTTTGAAGTGCTCCTTCACGATCATACGACGCAGTAACTCATCTTCCTGTGAGCTAAAGTCAAAGACATTCTCTTCCCCGTCCTTCTGAGTACGAAAATCGCCATAGATTTCAAGATACTGCTCTGTAAAATCGAAGACAGCTTCCTCTCGCCGGTACTTCTTAAGCACCTCACTGTAAGCTTCGGCATATTGATCGTTGTCGAGGTAATCGACTTCATCTTGAACCCAGGGCGCTTCCATTTCCTGACGCTCTAGCTTAGTCAGCTCACGCAGCAGCCATTCACGTAGTAAAGCAACGCGATTAGCCAATCGTATAGAGCTGTCGTAGCTGTAAAATTGCGACTTCATTTGCTCCGCAGTAATCAACTCGCGGTCCCGGAAACGGATACTGTGGAACAGCATACCTTCTTTGCCTAACCATAACGCGTAGCTTTGAAGAGCATGCAGGAAAGCCTCAGAAGCCTTATATTGCATCCCCGTTAACCGTGCTTCATACCCCTGCGAGGATTGTGACGTCAGTACATATTCAATCTGCTCGAAGGGGTCCTCCAAATTCATCGTGGATCCGAGCCAATAGGCAAGGTACTCCTGAAAGGTCGTTTGCTGCATATTCTCTTCGCCGAGCTCAGGGAGCACCGTCGATACATAACTGTTAAACATCGGATTTGGCGAAAAAAGAACGATCTGATCTGCCTTGAGCCTATCGCGGTGTTTGTATAATAAATACGCTACCCGTTGCAGCGCTGCAGACGTTTTTCCGCTGCCAGCCGCTCCTTGCACAATAAGCATACGGCTTTTGTCATTGCGGATGATGGCGTTCTGTTCCTTCTGGATGGTCGCCACAATGCTCTTCATTTGTGAATCTGCGCCTTTGCCAAGCACCTGCTGAAGCAATTCGTCCCCGATCGTTAAGCTCGTATCGAACACGTTCTGGAGCTGACCGTAACGGATCTGATATTGCCGCTTCAGCATCATCTCACCTGTAATCTGTCCTCCCGG
This genomic stretch from Paenibacillus sp. FSL H7-0737 harbors:
- a CDS encoding VOC family protein, with the translated sequence MSVKGLAHIAIQAKDYKATISFYIDALGFKLGHHWSLPSFQIKEASMLISPDQRTCIEIFDKDAVIAAQGKKALSEEDIAHGALLHFAFYVDNVDEMYQKALAHGAKAFIEPDSLSLGEPPLLIKNAIVHSPNGEVIEFLEEVDFDMSNYTSSYKEVSKA
- the helD gene encoding RNA polymerase recycling motor HelD codes for the protein MVNVMDWQQEQDRLDLVTEKLQSRIAELEPEVTGLRDQVVDIRKRFWEEVTVNTSTDEDFEETFYSIKQQEALLSERERSHRQRVQRFKNMKRLLPSPYFGRMDFQEDGLGLSEKIYIGVASFVDADGVDFLVYDWRTPIASMYYDHSPGPSTYETPGGQITGEMMLKRQYQIRYGQLQNVFDTSLTIGDELLQQVLGKGADSQMKSIVATIQKEQNAIIRNDKSRMLIVQGAAGSGKTSAALQRVAYLLYKHRDRLKADQIVLFSPNPMFNSYVSTVLPELGEENMQQTTFQEYLAYWLGSTMNLEDPFEQIEYVLTSQSSQGYEARLTGMQYKASEAFLHALQSYALWLGKEGMLFHSIRFRDRELITAEQMKSQFYSYDSSIRLANRVALLREWLLRELTKLERQEMEAPWVQDEVDYLDNDQYAEAYSEVLKKYRREEAVFDFTEQYLEIYGDFRTQKDGEENVFDFSSQEDELLRRMIVKEHFKPLRRDAKRLKFIDTIGLYEQLFRDEATYQKMTGETEVPDQWSEICKQTKEKLSRTELFYEDETPFLYLKELIEGSRTNTMVRHLFIDEGQDYSPFQFAFLKQLFPRASMTVLGDFSQAIFPQATNLQEVNSPLIRLYGEEETNLFRLIRSYRSTREIVEFTKALLPNEEIVPFDRGGKKPHLLKASNEVERAVRIKEELAALMAEGLDSIAVITKTAAESREAYEALLAQGGENLRLITKETLTFEKGTLIIPAYLAKGVEFDAVLIYDASTQTYHRESERKLFYTACTRAMHRLLLYTTGDWSGFIQALDTSLYEEV